The genomic region CAAAAAAGGATATGTGGAGTGGTTGGGTAATTTGTGCTGTgactttttcttatttgtggtAGTTAAAGGAAGCCTTGGATGTGTTTTCTTAAACCAAACTTTCTGTTGCGTTTGGTGTGGTTCAATGATCGTGGCAGCATTCGTAGTTGAATTGAGTATCTTTGGACCACAGGTATGTGAATCCCTTTTTGCAGTCTCTCTCATCTCTTAGGAATTTGGCTCTTTTGAGGtcctttgtttcattttcatattcCATTAGTCTTAAATCAATTTAAGAaagtaggtgaagttgtgccagaaattTTTGTTGCTATCTGGAGTTATGGAAAGACTGCACTTACCTCAAACAGTTCCTGATCACAGGATAGCGCACTTTGAATTgccgatttatttattttttattacatttaacatccATGGTTTTGAAAGGGGAAAAACTATTTCAAACAACCTGGAACTTCAAAGTGAAGGAATGAAACATATCTTTGTTAAGCATTCCATATTTGTTAAAGTGCTTGTGGTTTTGTACTCTTTCATGAAAACTGCAATGCAAGGATTTACAGAACTCACAAGGTGATGTCataattttgattaaaattgCTTTAACAAGTGGAGAAAAGCTTGTTTAATAGCCTCTAGCTTCTATGGTAGGGCTGGGCAATATGAGGAAAATCTAatattgcaatattttttggCTATATCGCAATACACAATACATGTTTTCACAATATGTCTTGACCCCAGCTCCCCCGGTACCAGGAGCTGCAGTTTAACGCTCCATGAAATCAGGTTTTATATGTAAATACCAGCATATACTGGAAACACTCTCCAAAGTGTAGCTAAACCCATTTTCGGTTAGTATGTtatcttattttaaaatatatattaaaaccaTTGTTGGTTTTAATATCTAGTTTAAACCAAACCACTCCACTGGATTTAGCTACACTTTGGACAGTGTTTCTGGAATGCAGAAGCTAgcaagctgattggagaccaaaacagtgAATCAgaatttttgcatccaagtctgtgattggttggttttgtggcacatttATAACAGTGTACAGAAAGAGCTGAGTGCAGGGTGCAGAGATGTTGAGAACAGGAGCGACACACTGAGAGCAGGTCCGCAGATGTCTGTgagcacacagagcagagatctgagcaagagcAAATGCCAACAACTGAGCAAGAGgggctgttattgtgtgtgtatatggataatagcaaacactgaaatacatttcttgCATGCAgtaatgaattttgttcacttaaattaaacttttcttcgctcaaaataattttctcctcaaatgcaacatttgcactagcaaaattttttttacgtgcgctcagaatagaggcacaaaaataacgccataagAACCCTACCAATCAAGCAACCCTTGTCAGCAAGCACCATTTTAACAGGAGGAAAACTCAAAGTTTGAGGTGAATGAACATATGCAACAGTTATAACTGTTAAAAAGGCAAAGGCAAAGTTAAAGGCAAAGGTATATAATTCAAGATCATTTGAGTGGACTAGTTTGGACTCAATGGTGCATGCTTCATTGCCAATGTAAGCTCTAAAGTGGAACCATTAACAGTTCCTGATATCCTGTTCACCAAGAACCTGAGGGTCAAACAGAGAACACTGACTCTTGACCAGTCTGGTTGTGGACATGTGACATCTGTGACTGTAGACTCCTGATTTAAGCCAGAGTGTCTCAGAATCCAGGTGGAAAACTTACAACCACAGAACCCTTTAAAGGACTTGACATGGCAGAAATTTAAGACActcctccttttcttcctctttttttatctttaaatgGTTTGGAATAttatgcttttttctttttctgtgaatTGGAATAGCACTTTGAGAATACATGATTTGAGAAGCTTGAAAAATCAGTTGTTTGTAAGCTAAGTGTGTCTGATACAGCATAAGATACAGAGTGTGAGATGATAATAAGGGGGTGTTAGGATACTAAAATGAACATAAGGAGGCTTGATAAATCATAAAGTCAAGACTGATCAAAACAATAATCAATCAAAGCTATAAAGAGGAGCAGTGCATATACAGTGGTGAAGAGAGCATATATTTTATTCTGCTACCCTCATAAAAGTCAgcctgtgtgtatctgtctaaatgtatttattgtgtaCTTTCACACTAAGAAACTCTCATTATGACATCATTGCAAATTATGATGCATTGCAATGCTGAAACTGTATTTCCTGCTTGTCTCCAAGTGTTCAGTCAATACTGGCTAGACAAACCAGATCAGATGTAATAAATAACTCCATTTGAAATGACGTAAGACTGAGCTCGATATATAATTAGATTATAAACAACTTTGTGTAACTAATACATTTGCTCTTAATAATAAAGTACTATAGAGTAAAatagtgttttatttaaaattaaattattcaataataaattactttagtaatgtctgaataaataaaatgattttttttttttaaatgcagaatttattctacaacattatttaagcacagaattctttatttcgatgtgtgtggctcttgtggtcctccattgACCTTTGACTGAGCTCTGACCAGAAATCTCCCACTGATTTGATTCTCAGCTCAGTGACACCAGACAGAACAAATTCCATGGAAAAAGTCCACAGCTGAGTCAGTGATACaataaaggaaaacacagcagGAATTATCATTTaactatttttaattttctgttaaAGGTTTTCACATAAaagattttttacatttactctAGTGTTACATCGTAttaaattaatatatatatatatatatatatatgaatttaactgtaaaaaaaacaaatgaaaactgcTGCAAATATTTTTCTGGCAAAGTAATTTAAGAAAACCAGGTTAGTGTTTCTTAGAGACACACGGgtgttttatcatttttacaGTGTGCAGCTCCTCGCAGGTTCATTGAAAAAAGTTGTTCTGTAAGAGATCACTGATGGGATAATAAAGCTGAATCCATTTGTTTCTCAGTGAAATCAGCTCTAAACGTTGATTTATACAGCTGTGGATATAAAATGAGCTGGAGACCTGATTCTTCCAGAATCCTTTTCAAACTCAAACTTATGTTTCCATAAATCTGACAGAAAGTCAGTCTGAGCCTCAGAGACAGTAAATACGATTATCGTTAGATCTTCatcttataatataaagcaccttgatgcgactgctgttgtgatttgttgtTGTGGGTCCACAGAGGTTGAAACACATATTTAATTTTTACGATTTTGATGGATAAAAAAAgttgggtatcatctgcatagcagtgaaaatatgTGCTATCCCAGGGGCAGTATCATAATTAATGAGGAACTCCATAATTagccttagtgtgtgaagagaacTCCCATTTacagtctattagatagatatgattcaaaccgCTGCAGCGCCGCatacagcatgctctaatcgctctaatagaatattatagtcaacagtatcaaacgctgcactgaggtctagcaggacaagcacagagataagtccactgtcagagggcATGAGAAGATAATGtataaccttcactaaagcggTTTCTGTAGCAGGACAGCAGAGTGAAGACTTTTTCAAAGTACATGATATGTCATTTATATCACTTGAGTCATGAATCTACTGATGATTCCTACCAAACTCTTCATTAAGTGGTTTGCGGGACGTTCTTCAGTACAAACTCAACTGATAATTTTGCGACTAAACGTTAAAACCACAAATTTTCTCTTTGGACTTCAGTGCCCTTTCATTTGAGTCAGATGTTGTGCCTCTCCAACACAAACCAAACAACTAGGTTCTCATTTATAAACAGGATTTATGGCACTTTCCACTCCCATTTCTAAAATCTTGATGTGATTGTGATGTGACCTTTCTACAAAACCTGACTTTTCTTCTCCACATCTGGATGCCTACAATTTAGCACATCCTTGTTCTGATCATAAAGGGCCATGTTCacgatattaaaaaaaaaaaaaaaaaaaaaaaaattaaaccagATTCATCAAAGCTTCAATTTCAAACAATATCGCAACATTCATTTGGAAAGCTGCAGATTTGCtgagtttaattttaattaaataatagcaagttcacaacaacagtcaaccAAAGGTGCTttgaccctacaataataaatctGATTGTTGCAAACGTACAAATACTGCAGTAACACTTGTGCATGCAGACCTTTTTCTTGAACATTTAAAGTTGAATGTGAGAGTTTGCCGGTGAATACCAGGGTGATCCATATAAATGCCCTTCCTGGTGGTTTATTAAAAGGAACACTGCATCTGGAAAAAAGTGCATATGAGGATGtacttttttttcaaacttgTCAGATTCCTGTGAAACATATTTTCCCCTGCACTTTTTAATAAATAGGACATCAAGCTTTGTAGGAGATGCATTCACAGCTCCTGGTAAAAAGACAAACTATTACGCTCCTATCAAAACTCGCCACTTTTTATAAGCCTGTTTTGATTTGGTTGTAGAACAAAGAAACATTCTCGTTCATTGTATCCTCTTCATTGTAAATGATTGTATGTTTTATCAGTTCCATCTCCAGCAACAGCTGATCAGTCTGAGAAGGCCGTTTTGCAATACAATGTGTTTGCTGACTCATCATTTTCTACTTTTGCCTGAATGTGACTCTGCAGACCCAGGCGGATGACTCTCTGCTGTGTGCAGCTTCATGTGTCTCTTTAGATGTCCCGTAACAGTGAAACGTTTCTCACAAACAGAGCAGCTGAACGGTTTTTCTCCTGTGTGAACCCTCATGTGGATCTTCAGGCTCCCCTTTTGGGCACAGCTTTTCCCACAGATATTACAGCTgaatggtttctctcctgtgtggactctcATGTGTTTGGTTAGGTCTCCTTTTTCTGCGCAGCACTTTCCACAGAAAGGACAGCTGAagggtttctctcctgtgtgaacTCTCATGTGCTTCTTTAGGTCTGTTTTCTGAGCACAGCCTTTCCCACAGACGGAGCAGCTGAAAGGTTTCTCCCCTGTGTGGTACTTCATGTGTCTATTGAGATGTTCTTTAACATGAAAACTTTTATTGCACACTGAGCAGGTGAACGGTTTCTCTCCCGTGTGGATCCTCATGTGTCTGGTCATGTTTCCCCTCCCACTGAAATTTTTCCCACAGAACAAGCAGCTGTATGGTTGCTCCCCAGTGTGACATCGCATGTGTGCTGTTAAGGAGCCACTGTCTTTAAATGACTTATCACAGTCTGTGCAGGGAAATGGTCTCTCTCCTGTGTGGTCTCTTATGTGTCTGTTCAAATTTCCCTTAAGGCTAAATCTTTTCCCACAATATGAGCAGGGAAATGGTCTCTCCTTGACTGCAGTGCCAACATCACTGTCAGGATTTTTAACATCTCTACCTGACTGGGCTTCCTTTGTTTGTGTCCAGTCACAGTCACTGTCATCAGTTTCAGTCGAGTCCAGAGAGTTGTCTTCGCTAACAGGCTGTAACAGTGGATCTGGATCTGAGTTCCTGTCTGCTTCTGGTCCTCCCTCAGAGCCTCTGCTCTCCTCAGTCCAGCAGTGATGAAGTTGTGAGGACTCAGGCTTCTCCTCATCATCTTCACTCTTCACGTGCACAGGGCTGAATGTGAACGTGGTGATTTCAGCCACCTGCAGGTCCTGAAGCTGTTCTCCTGTCTGACTGGCCCAggcttcttcctcttcctctttaatctgtggGGGCACTGGGTCTTCCCCCGGGTCCAGACTGGAGCTCTTCTCCTGGTGTTCACGGGAAACTTCATCTTTGCTCCCCAACGGCTGCTGAACATCTgaaggaaacactgaaacagacACAAAATGTGATCTCAGTTCTCTTTCAATCCTAGCAGAAATATGTTGTACCATCATATATGTTATGAtgtccactacagattacagattgtTATGCAGAAGAAGCAGCTCGGGGTCAATTTGTGACACCATCATAGGCACTTGACTAATTTGGATGCCAAGAGCCAGAAGCACACTTTCTTAACCCTGTGACACTTAAGCCTATCTCTGTTTTGGAGAAAGTAAGAGAGCAGAGGGAACAGAATGAGAATATTTTTGATCTGTGTGATTATTTAACTTTACAATGTGGTGCCAAATCACAAAAGGTtgactcaaagtgctttattttacaaaaggtaaagatcctacaatgtTAAAGAGGAAATCAggggctcagggaggggcggacaTCTGCCATGACCAGCTGGGTGTGAGGagaaatcagaatcagaaagactttatttatccccaaggggcaattaagatacaacagagcagcatgacaTTGAAGATAAaacaagaaagagaaaagatgtGAGCACAGCCAGTGAGGACTTCGACCTTTCTGGGGCAAATAACTAAATATGTAATTTGTGGCATATGTGAAATTGGATTAATAATCAGCTGCCTTTCTCAGAGGCTTTCCTTCATGTTGTTCTGGTCCTGCTCAGTGCAGCAGCTTATGAACCAGGTCCTCGCCTGCTGCAGATTCTGGTCTAATGGAACTATCACCAGATGTGGTCCATCACAGAGAAGAACATCTAACTAGCCGATAGCAGGACCACAGACACTCTGGAGGCGCCTAGTTTATGCTCATGACCAGAGGTGTGCACCAAAAGTCAGCACTGATTCTgaagaaagttttttttaaatatatttttttggctTTATTAGATGCACAGTGAAAACTGACATAAAAGCAGAGGGAAAGACATGCGGCAAAGGGCTGCAGGTCGGACTCAAACCCGGGCCAGCCACACTCAGCCATGCGGCATATGGTTGCCTGCTCATCCAACCGAGCTAAACTGGCATCACCTTCTGAAGGAAGTTGAAGAAAAAAATTGCAAAGAGCCAGTATAAACATAGGGctttgatgatgtcacagttgGAGTGTGACAAAATAAGTGTTGACGGTACACACGACTGGACCAGAATTATAGATAATTAAATGTTGCTGGGTTTAACATTTGGTGCATCTATTTATCCCTGTTCTGTCTACTCTCCTGCCGTGATGTGAATTTCCCAACtctgggactaataaaggctcTGTGATCTTATCTCATTTTATCTtgcctccttttttttcctcctgaaatgaaaacattatgaagtgtcttgatgcattctcaacaTTATGAACTAAAAACTTTCCATGCTCGATCAGTTTATTGCTGATAACAGCTCAGAAAGACAAGAGACGCCTGTTAATCTGTATAAGCATTTAAACATGTTGCAGTTTGAGTGATGTACAGTCAGGTCTGTGATTTGTGGCACTCTGACACAGTTTCACCTCTGTGTACGACCAAAGCGGATGTTAAATTAGTGAAGATGTGAATAAAGTGTAAACCTTCTGCTTGAGTTCAGGATTTTATCTGACCTGGTGCATTATCTGTGGACTAACTGAATTACAGCCATTGTCAGAAGCTCAAAATTAAATGGCAAAGTTAGGTATGTTCTTGGGCCAGTAACAATAAGAAGTCTCACAATTTATCATTATCAGTCATGTGGTTGGATGTAGAGTTGGAGTCACATTAGGTGGCTCTAGAGGatttacaacaaggtgcaaaccagTGGTTACACTCGAGAACAGGAAGGTCAGATTAGACTTTACCAGAAAACATCAATCAAAGACGGCAGTTCTGGAAAACAAATATAAGACAGGAGtgaattttatatttcataTCTTGTCAGAGTCGGATTCACAGTGACTTTCCTGTTGCTGCACTACAGCGTTTACTCTCTGAAAACTGGAAAATCTCACTTTTGCTGATTATCATTAGAGCACAACACTAAAGTGTGACAAAATACTGAAGTCATAGAGacaaatttggattcatttttcttaaatttaCCATAGTTTTGCAGAACATGAGAAAAACTGataatttctttctctcatCAATAATTTTACTTTGAATCTGCTGGGATGCACGCAATCAGTGAGATGATAACCGCCCGCCTGCATGTTCGATCATTTACCGGCAGCTGGGTTCCTGTCATGTGACCTTGTGGGGAAGTTAGCTGCAGCGTGAGTGGACACCAGTGTGTGTCATGTCACAGTGAGCCGGACAGAAACAACAGCGGCGCAGAGAGAGCAATTCACAGGTGCGGTTTCCTCAACCGCTTCTCTTGCAGGCTCTACACTACACCTCCCGTCAGGCTGTGCTGCGCTGCCTCCCGGGAGTTGTGGTTACAGCCTGCTAATAGCCTCCTGTTGCTTTTCTCTCAGTGTGTTTCTTCTTCGTTTTTCCTCTTAAAATACCGCTTCACCTCTCAACTCTTGCGTGCGGATATCAGCCGACAACGCGAGCTCGGTTCGGCTGCGCTCGGCTGTTTCCGGACACTGACCTGCCGCGTGCAGCCGGACTTCGGGCTTGAGCACGGCATCGAGCAGCCTCCTCTGGCGGCAGATCTCCCGCTCTGAGCGTTCCACTCTGTCCTGGTACCTCGCCACGGTCTCCTCCAACAGAGCGACGATCTCCTCCGCTGCCGCTGTCAGCCGCTCGGTCAGCAGCGCTCTCAGCGCCGGGAGCTCGGCTGCATCTTCTCCCTTCTCCAGCCGCAGCAGGAAATCTTCGGCGGCGGCGCTAATCCGCTCGTGGACCGACACCCGCAGCAGCTGCACGGCGCACATTCTGCGGCTTCTCCCCACCGGGAGCCTCCGGGACAAAGAGAGCCAGTGGGAAAGTAAACACGCTGCGAGTTCCGCGTCGAGGAGCGCGGAGCGGGGAGAGCGAACAGCGCCCCTGCTGAAGCGGAGGCTGTCGGAGTCAGAGGAGAGTTGTGAGCGTGCGCCGTCGTCTCCTTGCTACTTTCTGGTTGTGAGGGACATTTTTAGCCAGAAGTAAACCGCCTGTGAGCCAGCAGATCAACTGATCAGAAAGCCATGAGAAAAAGGTTGCGCATTCAATGATGAGCAGGTGAGGCTGAGGAGCATCACATGTGGtggagtttatttatttttaaactacttAATAATTTTAGTCACACGTTTAGGTATTGTAGAATAGAGCATTGAAAGTAGACTGGTACATACTGATACTAACAGACACAAACAAATAGAAGACACCGCCCCAAGGAATGTGTGGGGGTTGTGATAGGATGCTGTTCTGTATGGCACAGCAAAGCACAGAAACTATAAGATATAAAGTCTGGCGGAGCTCTCccgctcctcttctttcttgctCTCTACAGGGCTGACCAGAGAACAAGAGGCAGTTGCCATGGTGAAGTGGGGAGAGTTTTCTTCCTATCACAGGGAGAAGCTCGCTGCATAAAGTGTAAGATGACCTAAGGGCCATCCCTTAGGTCCCCACACCAGGGGGACCAAGTTTAAACTGCAGTCTTCCCCCAAACTCCCCCAAACTCTCAACCAGTGATATGAATATTCTCTTTCTGTGTCTCATAATAAAAGTGTGTTCTGCTTGGGTTCGGAGCGCTTTGTCTGTTTTGGCACACGGACCAGAAGAAGAGACATGGCACAGTTAGTAACTTGAAATTTCAACTGCTTAATAATAAATTTTGAATTATACTTGGATTATATACTTTGACTTTATCCTTATTGTCCTTTTGTTTGTTGAATAATTGCAACtttattaataaagtttaaagaaatAGGGATGGGGTTCAGATTGAGTCCACAGTAATCCATAGTCCTCATGTGGTCCAGCAGCTGCCTTGTTGGCTCTGTCATGAGCAGCAGCCAGATGGAGCAAGAGTCTGTCCTCCTGGTTTACTGTCAGAGGACTAGGTCATCACTGAGCTGCTGTTTGTCACTCAGCTTGGACTTACCTGACACAGGTGCCGCTGTTAGCTAGAGCTCATTGGATGCAGCCAGGTTGTTAATAAAGTTTGTCAGTAATATCAATTCTTGatatttttagttttcttttctcttttttctggtCCTGCAGCAAGTCTTTTGGCCTTTGTTGAATCACCTGTTTCCTCCTCTGGTGAGACATGACAATCCCTATAAATAAGACAAGTaccccattaaaaaaaaacaaaaaaaaaaacaggatctTAATCAAATGAAAGGATAATTATTCATAAAGACACTGGTGACACACACAGTAGCTCCAAATTTCCTGAACATCTCTACACGACAAGCAGCAGGTGAAGTGAGGACCTGGTCATGGACTAGCAGTTTCTAATAACATACTGTGCCTTTATGGTGACTGAGCATGGGAACATATCTTTATCCTATATAAAACTGCTGATCTTGTCAGTTGCTTGCTGTATAAGCTTCCATTTGGCCTTAAAGTGACCAAGCTATTTAAATTATAGACagaaatttaattttatttaattcctgctgctgctggtatCCTCAACCCATGTAGTCATATCTGAGGATAAAACTCACTTCTGTCTACACCACATCCCTGCAGACCTTTCTCCAATCCACCTGTCAGTTTCCCACTCCACTCTCCCCAAGGTGGGGCTTCAGGGGGTACATCCATAGACTGATATGACTCTTTCAAGCTCATTATGATGCTAATGCATCCTTGTATGAAACtgcaaaatagcacaaaaaatCACAAGACTCAGTGCCTCCCACTGGCTTCATCCTAGGGAGAAGCAGTTTGTCAGCTTCTGTTGTTGgttcagtttcttttcttttgggtAGTTTCCATCATATTCATACCAATTCTTTGTAGCGACTTACAACAAGACATTCTAGCCTCTAAGTTAGCATGACGAAAGCATTGCCATGTCTGAACCTGtgagatacaaaaaaaaaaaatgcaggacAATCAAAATGTGGAACACTGTCTGAATGTGTGGGATGTAGAAAGGGACACCTGGTCAGGTATGAATCCAGTCACTGGGCTACAAACATTTTATAAATAGCAGTGAGTTTGCCCAATGCCTGCCTGCCTGTTCAAACCTCTGGACTTCACAACACACTCTGAAGCTGCTCAGCTCAGCTAGCTACAGTTCACTGCAAAATAACACAATCTGCTCATTATGTTCACGAACATGCACATATTTCCCACAACCTTCCATTGTATTCACTCCACCAATGGAATAATTCctgtaaaaatctaaaaataatacGACCAGTTACAGAAGCAGATTCAAATTAATGGTAGGAAATATTTGTATGAATAAAAAGGTCACAACAGTACATGAATACATACTTGTATGTATTCATGTTAGGGCTGCCacaacgattattttgatagtcgactagtcaccgattatttttgcgattagtcgactaatcagatcatgcatccattgaacGTAAAActtacagcttattgcaccagcatgcatctgctcttatataactatcattagcttacagcttaaAGTGTTTaagtgctaactaaaaataaagacaagatgatagttttttaaattttaatgaaatttgcaatagtttcggtggagtttaataaactcagccgtctgctcc from Pelmatolapia mariae isolate MD_Pm_ZW linkage group LG22, Pm_UMD_F_2, whole genome shotgun sequence harbors:
- the LOC135933272 gene encoding zinc finger protein 391-like is translated as MCAVQLLRVSVHERISAAAEDFLLRLEKGEDAAELPALRALLTERLTAAAEEIVALLEETVARYQDRVERSEREICRQRRLLDAVLKPEVRLHAAVFPSDVQQPLGSKDEVSREHQEKSSSLDPGEDPVPPQIKEEEEEAWASQTGEQLQDLQVAEITTFTFSPVHVKSEDDEEKPESSQLHHCWTEESRGSEGGPEADRNSDPDPLLQPVSEDNSLDSTETDDSDCDWTQTKEAQSGRDVKNPDSDVGTAVKERPFPCSYCGKRFSLKGNLNRHIRDHTGERPFPCTDCDKSFKDSGSLTAHMRCHTGEQPYSCLFCGKNFSGRGNMTRHMRIHTGEKPFTCSVCNKSFHVKEHLNRHMKYHTGEKPFSCSVCGKGCAQKTDLKKHMRVHTGEKPFSCPFCGKCCAEKGDLTKHMRVHTGEKPFSCNICGKSCAQKGSLKIHMRVHTGEKPFSCSVCEKRFTVTGHLKRHMKLHTAESHPPGSAESHSGKSRK